Below is a window of Populus trichocarpa isolate Nisqually-1 chromosome 3, P.trichocarpa_v4.1, whole genome shotgun sequence DNA.
TCtacagaaaataaaagaaagattgtttgaaagaagaagatgaagtttAGAATTCATAAGTTCCATTAAAGTAAGTATCCTACATTTCTACGCAAAACATGCGACACAATATAGGCCAGGTGCAGCTGGAAAAATGTAAGAGAGTAAACCcaacatattttattaatgattacTTCATTACGATATTTtcataactcaatttattttttgacaagTTCATGCAACAACTTTATAATAAAAGTTGTTCATACTACAACTTAAATGATGGATGAAGTTAAGGAATAGCAGAATAATTGACTCACCCTCACCTTTTGGCAATTGAGCATCCTGAGTTAGCTGGAGATTACATGAACAGAAATGAAGAACACACCAATATTAGAGGCATCACAACCAAAGGCAATTAATAATGTTCTCTTTTAAGTTTTGAGCAGAAAATTTGTAAGTAATTAAAGTTTTACTCACTATCTGCTCTTCTACAAGCTCCTTGATGCTGTCAAGTTCTCCATGTTCATGATGCCGATCCTCTTGGACCCTATTGCAATTGTAGAATTCaagaatttcaaaaatcaacaaattcatTTGTCCTCCCAAGAACAATTCTTGTGAAATGAGATGCAATTTAAGTTATCATTGAGGAAATACTGAATTAAACACAATAGCAAGAACCTGCTGTCACTATCTGAAGTGGAGAAACCTTTAGAAGGTTCTGATGACAGCTGTGCAGCAAGATCATGAGATCCTGGATGATGCAGATCTGCACAAGTACTTGATTGAGAGCATTGTGCCTCATCCTTGGACAAAAAGAAACACAGAAATTCAATACAAGTACGACAGCAGGTAGTAATTACTTAAAGAagaattaacataaatcaagacTAACTGCCAGGCAGGAgatgcatgaaaataaatgaCTATATAGTGCTCCAAGTAGAAAATATGCtgaaattttttctttagaattACAAAGCAAGTCAAAAAATGCTCCATTTTGAAATACAACAATTTCTATATAAACTTAGTGATTATTTGAGGAAATACCAAGGAAGAGCTTGATAACACTCGAGGCCCATCATTGCTTTTTGCATGGCTCAAATCAGCCAACTTCTTAATGGAAGAGGCAGATGGCCCTCCAAAAGTTTCACTGTTGTGAGAATTCATCACTATATCATCAAGTTCTTCATACCCACCATCATCAATGGCTCCACCTCTATAGACTGATGAGTATCGGGTCTCCTCATCGATattacaactttcatgaagattgATGCCTCTTTCCTGTTGGATGAAGTAGCAAAAGCAGTCAAAAAAATGtacagaaaaaataaaccaaaatagaAGCAGAAAATGACATTAGGGATAACCTCACCTCTGCTAAGTGAAGGTCGCTTGTTTCCTCCCCCTCGATCTCTCTTGCTATCCTCACAGCTTCCctttccaattctttcatcCGAGGACCCCTCTCCAGCTTTGTTGTATAAAGTTCCTCGTCAAAGGTGCTTTTTACTCCAAACAGCAtttcatttgtttcaaattgATCCCAGCCCCTAATatgcaaataaacaaaataagtaTCAAATcagtaataaaaattacataaggATACCATAAGATTACAACcacaaggagaaaaaaataaaggatactGATTTTAAGTCTCATGTATTAATGGAGAAAGGATAGGAGACATTTAACATGGGTAATATAAGCTAGAACTCTAAGATCTATGTTACACTGGATcccttttcaattatatatttgtatCAACCACAGAAGGTTTAACCTTAGCCTTACGGTAACCAAACTTCAACACCTCTGTTTTTGTAAAGTTAACTGAATCCTGAAAAACCTAACCACAGGTAAGGATCAGGCACAACAGAAAATATGTCCACATGCTTCCCAAAGACATCTCTCAGGGGAAGTAATCTATAGAAAGCAAGTTTTCAGAATAAGTTTTCTATGGTATCTTGTAGAACAATCCAAATTAACACTACAATTGTGATGAGTTTAAATAGGGAGAGGATGAGAAAACATGATTAGAAAGCTggagaaaacaaattcattcaCGAAAATACAAGCTGCTGACAGCAAAGTAAAGATTAGGCAGTTGAAATTCTAGTGAACCAGAGAATATATTAAAGACAGTAGAACAATTACCAAGAAATTTGGGGAAAGAAATACTTATTATAACAACCTATTCCAATGGCCATCAAATATGTTCTCTGATTCAGGGCATTGTGGATCATCTTTTTCAGGGATCCAAGGTTCCAGCTCTCTCTCCGCTTCAACTTGTCGTGGTTGTGATATATAGGAGTCAATCATAATTTCTTGCTGCTTTGCATGTTGGGGCTCATTGGACATCCCATCTACGGTAACGGAGACATCCTGGCACCATATATCAGACAGCATACATAAACATCCATTTAATCTGACACAACCTAAACTTGTTCTCTACAACATTAACTAACAAATCACATGCATTTTTTTCCTCTATTGTTCTTTGTTAACTTATCCAATAAATATCACCCCAGGTTCCATTCAGAACCACAGGTCAACAACTTGAAAATCAACTTCACTCAAGAGACCAGATTCAAACAAGCAGaatatgaaagaaagaaaatgtagCAGAACCTTTGCAATAACTTGGACAACTTCTTTTCCAGGTAAAATCAAAGTCTTTGATGGAGCCTTGCTGACAAATTCTGCCTTTTGGCCTCGGAAAGAAATGTCCTTTATCAAGCGAgccattttcaaaattatggcTGAATGAGAAAAGCAAGAGAATGCTGAGAAGGAAATAGACTAAACAGAAGATTCCATGTAAAAGCTGGGTATAATTAGAATCAATCTACAAAACGGCTAACAACATGAGTGAAATCTCTTCAACTAAACTAAATCAACAGAACTTACCAAATTCCTTTTCAACATTTGTTGTGTAACATGTTCCAGAGTATACGGATCCATTTTTCAGCTGGACTTCCACAGGATGCCCAATAAGACAAGTTGTTAAATATATGAGCCGTTCACGCGAAGGACTCTCATAAACTCCAACTTTTCCCATCGCACCTATATCAATATTGTTAGAACAGAATATATAATCTAGAGTGACAAGTGCTTCAGGCCATGAGAGATTACCAGCATTACCCGATCTATTGGTATGTGGTTTTCCAGATTGCACCTTATTTTCAAACCTCGTCCCCCAATCCCTTTCAGCTCTCCGACGACCAAAACCATTAGCAGAAGATTTGGGATGCATAGCCTGTGGCAAATTCATCTCAACAGCAGCACCCTCTTCTgacaaacaaaaacatgtttgaaatcagtTCAGATCATTGGGATACAGTATGGCACCAAAGATGAGTGTAGATCCCTTGAAAGCACTTACAGATGCAGTAGCAAACAGATTTTAGGGGGGGAAGGTACATCAAAATTTCCACGCATATGGAGGCAATATAAACTTAGATAAAGAAAcattagaaatataattttacccATCCCTGACATGTTTGAAACAAGTAACTTGTTTAGTTACACGGGTACCATGCAGTTACTGATTTAGCACTTGCATAATAGACAAGATATCACCACGCTCCTAAAAGATGTGACAATTTTCAAGGGGCTAACTACATATGTGTTATTCTATTCATTTATTAATCTTAGCAATATGGGTTATTATCCACATCATTCTTTTATATGCACCTTTAAATTAGTATATAACATATAGACAAGTGCCAATACACAACTTAGGAAAACTAAGATTACCCAATACCAGCAACTATATAGCTCATTTCCTCAAATCTAGAATAGCCTCGTGTCAACAAAAATCCCATTAGTTCAGTTCCTTCCCGTCGCTCTCATTTTCAGAATTCTTACCCTCTTACTTCCACTACTATTTCTACAGTCTTGCTCCTAATCTTATAAGAATGCATTCTCTAACCAGTCTCAACAGACAAAAGAAGGGCTGTATTAAAGTAACCCTAATGCAAAATCTGCTTATAGAACTATTATGTATGATTCAAAACTTAAGGCATTTAAATAATTCGAGTTTAAAGATATTGAAAGTGTGAGATCAAAGGAGAGAAAGAAGTAATTAACAAAAGGATCGAAATTTACCTGAAATAAGCTTTAATTAATTGAGCTGTAATTTGCTTTTGACGCGGCGTCGACGACTCGAGTGGTTGAGATCAGATACAGTTAGTGGAAGGATTGGACTCGGtgagttagggtttttttttttatcacagaCCATAAAATAGGAGGCGGGGGTGCATATGCATGTATTAGCGATGGGAAGTGAGCGAACTCGGTCtgatcgagagagagagagagagagaccgtatgagagagagagagtttcgGGCGTGTGTTTTTTAAAGAGAACTTGAAATATATAGAGAGGGCgatgacaaattaaaaattgaggaAGAATGGTCGGTATAACGCTAGAGTGGCtcttcttttacttttaattagtCCCTCTGTGTATCGACTTGGAAACTGATCGATCATCCAGTTAAAAACTTGAATTGATCTGCTAATTCAGTTGATTCGCATCTAACCTGAGTTTTCAACTCTttgattattttcaattttttattgatttttttttaaataaatgtttttagcaCTGACCCGAGTTGACTATCCAAAATTGTAATCTTGACCTTCACTTGCTTGTTTTAGCTACGTTTTCAGGTTAATTTCAAGCATTAGAgatatgtttttagatattatgattttttaattaataaatgaaaagatagTATTTgcgttttaataaaataaattaataaatataaaaatcaataaattaaaaaggaattattaatattaattaaatattaaagtgaaGATTTAATCttcttaataaaaacaaaagataaatacacatacaaatatttaaatttatattttattttatatgtttttatttattttatcttagagGGTAACTTTAGTTGTcaagaacaaataatttttatttttataaatatatcatataaataaagtttatttctataaaatataaaaaaattaaagaaaattataatagtCTTTTTGAAacattatgaaattaaaaaaaaatttaaaacattaattattttttaaataggtgaactaaatagttttaaaaacaagagagtgggtattaattaaaatttaaacaaaaaactaatgcaaactaaaataacaaaataaataaataaaagagggagtattaattaaaatttaaacaaaaaaattaatctaaagtatttaaaaaaaaacaacaaaatcaatattttttatggtgggGAGGtcggttattttgtttttttgatcaAGTTGCGCCGCTCAAGCATAACTTCAATGCATCATCTGCAGCTGTAAAAACAGTAGCGTCATATCAGAATCCTTATCAGCATTCAATTTAGTGCTAGAAATGGCTCCATATATGCAGCCACCAAAACTCCATCGGGGACGAATGTGGATTTCCAAATTACGAAAGGTGCtaagtttgtttttcttatattcaAAGATATTCAGAGATATTCAAGTAGGTTTTCAAATCCAAGAAAGACATTCTGAAAGCAGAAATATATGGCGGTTTAATTCTCACAACAGGCAGAATTTGCTACATCTTCAATCATCCAATGTGGGAAAAATGTCAGATTCACAAAACAACTTAGAAAAGCTgtggtaaaaatttgagaaaaaaaattagagtctTTTGACAAGTCGAAGCAACGAATCCACCAAAAAAGAAGTACTATCTCTAATGATCTTGATTCTTGACAATTATTCGTGTTAGCCCTTGTGGGGAATAAAATGTTACAAGAGATTCAACACTTCTGATATGAACCAAAGAAATCCGAAAAGGTGTATACAATCCTTTTGTAGTGATTTCGTGATTTTTCATCTACACTACTAACAATTAAAAACCTACAGAACCAAGACAAGTTACCTGAGTTTCCATTACTTCCTTTGAATACATCGCTTTCATTTTTAAGAACACCAATAGAAGAATTATACAAATGCAATGAATGAATACTAACCTACTAATAATCAAGAGCGAGAAACAACAAAAGTAGCAGCTGAATTCGGTTTAAATCCATTGATCCATCAACTTATAACCAGCTCTGCTGCTTCCTTCGCAATCACTTTCAAAGGAGAAATCAACAAGCTTCGATTTCATTGCCTACCTTGTCTTAGAGTACCGATGTTCAGGACAAGCACAAGCACACAGAACGTCTGTCAAGAGTGAATCACTTCCGCTGTCTTCAAGCCTCATACCTCTGCACAGACAAAAAATAACTAAGTTTCGGCCAAACTTTCTTCAAATAGGAAATAGGGACTGCCAAATTGAGTGCGGGTCTCACAACGAAATGAAAAGAGTATGAGTAcagatgaagaaaatattggGGTCACATTACAGAACGTTGTagactttgtttttctttataaaaaaaaattgaaaggataTTAAGAGAAAGTTGACAGTTAATAGGAATGCCAAACCAACAGGCATAGGGCAACAGCATCTTGGAAACATAGACCACAAATCTGACAGtaaatgaaaagagcatgacaTCAAAATGAAGGGTCCAATACTGTTAAAAACCCATCCCATGAAGATTGACATCATCCACAACATGAATATGGAGCCACGAAGGCGTGGATGAGGCCTAGTATTGTTGTAGCTATGGTCCAGAGTAGATATTGCCACAAATGTCCAAAATCGAATACAAGAACTGGATGAACAGCAAGgagcaaaagaaaaatgcactctcaaaaagaaaacttttgaaGCCCGCAATAAGAAGGTACATACCATTTGCAATCACAGTTGTAGATGGATCTTCTCAGACCACTTAAATATATCTGAATGAACTTGATCACCCCCCAACTCTTCTCCTGTAGCACCAGCTGCCACTCTCATTATATCCTCAATCAAAGCAAAGTTTCCCATTATATCAACGTGAGCACCACTTTGGGTGCCCCGACCTTCTAACAAGTTTGTTGGAGGAGAATGATCGTACTCTCTAATATACATTCGACTTCCTGAAGGGTTGAATCTTGTTTTCCCACGCCAACCTTTAGCACACATGAAGCCTGAACTTAAAACAGGAACAGTCTCATCCCCATCAACAGTATAGACTCCACCTTTCAGGCAGCTGTCTTCAAATTGTTCGTCAGCTGATGAATCAATCTGAAATGGAATAGCGCACTCAGCTGAAGGAGATAACTTGTAAACATAAGATCTTTCGGTTGGTATGCCCACTCCATACAGGGAAAAAACCTCCATTTCTGGGGCATTGGGCAATCTGTAAAACCAGAGTGAGAAGTTATCAGCAATCGATATGAAGACCTTGTATAGACAGCCATGATTAGGCCACTCAATCAAGTAAATGAACATCAttcaaaagaaatgaaaaagataATGATCCAGGAGGCTTGCTAGTAGAAAACATTTGAAATGGAATTCAAAAGAGGTTGTGtgacaacaaggaaagaaaaaaatcttagatATCAAGAACATAATGCTGTACAGGGCATCTACAACAATTGCATACTGGCATGTTATTAAAAGAACtgcatgtttataaaaaat
It encodes the following:
- the LOC7478359 gene encoding polyadenylate-binding protein-interacting protein 3 isoform X2 is translated as MNLPQAMHPKSSANGFGRRRAERDWGTRFENKVQSGKPHTNRSGNAGAMGKVGVYESPSRERLIYLTTCLIGHPVEVQLKNGSVYSGTCYTTNVEKEFAIILKMARLIKDISFRGQKAEFVSKAPSKTLILPGKEVVQVIAKDVSVTVDGMSNEPQHAKQQEIMIDSYISQPRQVEAERELEPWIPEKDDPQCPESENIFDGHWNRGWDQFETNEMLFGVKSTFDEELYTTKLERGPRMKELEREAVRIAREIEGEETSDLHLAEERGINLHESCNIDEETRYSSVYRGGAIDDGGYEELDDIVMNSHNSETFGGPSASSIKKLADLSHAKSNDGPRVLSSSSLDEAQCSQSSTCADLHHPGSHDLAAQLSSEPSKGFSTSDSDSRVQEDRHHEHGELDSIKELVEEQILTQDAQLPKDSKLLDGKKNESDKGRPSSNTTAYAPSSNVYPKNNEKASPPGQPLEDAASAKGSGETQPVNSRGRPGSSTSSNSDCAGALLASSGPGLSPSSSMGSLSSEKSTLNPYAKEFKLNPNAKSFTPSQMPPRPPSPMSDGPFYFQPNVSNLPHMHGMPMGILGPSFNGQQPVIFNPQAAPLQTPQAYFHPGGPQFGQQMLVGHPRQVLYMPNYQPEMPYKGREF
- the LOC7478359 gene encoding polyadenylate-binding protein-interacting protein 3 isoform X1, which encodes MNLPQAMHPKSSANGFGRRRAERDWGTRFENKVQSGKPHTNRSGNAGAMGKVGVYESPSRERLIYLTTCLIGHPVEVQLKNGSVYSGTCYTTNVEKEFAIILKMARLIKDISFRGQKAEFVSKAPSKTLILPGKEVVQVIAKDVSVTVDGMSNEPQHAKQQEIMIDSYISQPRQVEAERELEPWIPEKDDPQCPESENIFDGHWNRGWDQFETNEMLFGVKSTFDEELYTTKLERGPRMKELEREAVRIAREIEGEETSDLHLAEERGINLHESCNIDEETRYSSVYRGGAIDDGGYEELDDIVMNSHNSETFGGPSASSIKKLADLSHAKSNDGPRVLSSSSLDEAQCSQSSTCADLHHPGSHDLAAQLSSEPSKGFSTSDSDSRVQEDRHHEHGELDSIKELVEEQILTQDAQLPKGEDSKLLDGKKNESDKGRPSSNTTAYAPSSNVYPKNNEKASPPGQPLEDAASAKGSGETQPVNSRGRPGSSTSSNSDCAGALLASSGPGLSPSSSMGSLSSEKSTLNPYAKEFKLNPNAKSFTPSQMPPRPPSPMSDGPFYFQPNVSNLPHMHGMPMGILGPSFNGQQPVIFNPQAAPLQTPQAYFHPGGPQFGQQMLVGHPRQVLYMPNYQPEMPYKGREF
- the LOC7478359 gene encoding polyadenylate-binding protein-interacting protein 3 isoform X3, which gives rise to MNLPQAMHPKSSANGFGRRRAERDWGTRFENKVQSGKPHTNRSGAMGKVGVYESPSRERLIYLTTCLIGHPVEVQLKNGSVYSGTCYTTNVEKEFAIILKMARLIKDISFRGQKAEFVSKAPSKTLILPGKEVVQVIAKDVSVTVDGMSNEPQHAKQQEIMIDSYISQPRQVEAERELEPWIPEKDDPQCPESENIFDGHWNRGWDQFETNEMLFGVKSTFDEELYTTKLERGPRMKELEREAVRIAREIEGEETSDLHLAEERGINLHESCNIDEETRYSSVYRGGAIDDGGYEELDDIVMNSHNSETFGGPSASSIKKLADLSHAKSNDGPRVLSSSSLDEAQCSQSSTCADLHHPGSHDLAAQLSSEPSKGFSTSDSDSRVQEDRHHEHGELDSIKELVEEQILTQDAQLPKGEDSKLLDGKKNESDKGRPSSNTTAYAPSSNVYPKNNEKASPPGQPLEDAASAKGSGETQPVNSRGRPGSSTSSNSDCAGALLASSGPGLSPSSSMGSLSSEKSTLNPYAKEFKLNPNAKSFTPSQMPPRPPSPMSDGPFYFQPNVSNLPHMHGMPMGILGPSFNGQQPVIFNPQAAPLQTPQAYFHPGGPQFGQQMLVGHPRQVLYMPNYQPEMPYKGREF
- the LOC7478359 gene encoding polyadenylate-binding protein-interacting protein 3 isoform X4, which encodes MNLPQAMHPKSSANGFGRRRAERDWGTRFENKVQSGKPHTNRSGNAGAMGKVGVYESPSRERLIYLTTCLIGHPVEVQLKNGSVYSGTCYTTNVEKEFAIILKMARLIKDISFRGQKAEFVSKAPSKTLILPGKEVVQVIAKDVSVTVDGMSNEPQHAKQQEIMIDSYISQPRQVEAERELEPWIPEKDDPQCPESENIFDGHWNRGWDQFETNEMLFGVKSTFDEELYTTKLERGPRMKELEREAVRIAREIEGEETSDLHLAEERGINLHESCNIDEETRYSSVYRGGAIDDGGYEELDDIVMNSHNSETFGGPSASSIKKLADLSHAKSNDGPRVLSSSSLDEAQCSQSSTCADLHHPGSHDLAAQLSSEPSKGFSTSDSDSRVQEDRHHEHGELDSIKELVEEQILTQDAQLPKGEDSKLLDGKKNESDKGRPSSNTTAYAPSSNVYPKNNEKASPPGQPLEDAASAKGSGETQPVNSRGRPGSSTSSNSDCAGALLASSGPGLSPSSSMGSLSSEKSTLNPYAKEFKLNPNAKSFTPSQMPPRPPSPMSDGPFYFQPNVSNLPHMHGMPMGIYSGDGDCVF